ATTTAACTACATGTAGTTAAATGATATTATATGAACACAACACGCGTAAGCGTATATCACGCACAAAGTGCATATCACTCGACTATGGAGAAATATCATAAACTGGTACAATTCATATAACTAAAAACCTCAACATTTCTGTTTATTATGACCCCCATACCACCTCCACAGAAAAAAACGGGCGAGAAAACAAGCTTTCACTATCGATTTTCCTCTACCTGTTATACCATTTTGCTTGTTCCCTATATAATCGTGAATACTCTCCCCCTTGAGCTATTAAATCTTCATGAGTTCCATCTTGAATAATTCTGCCATCAGCAAAAACAACGATCCGATCAGCTAATGAGGCTACACTTATCCTATGCGTTACAAAAATAACCGTTTTATCTTTTGCCAATGAAATATACTTTTGAAAAACATCCGTTTCGGCTAATGGGTCGAGATTGCTGGTCGGTTCATCCAAAATAATAAAATCCTTATTACGATATGCTGCCCGTGCAATCGACAGTTTTTGCCACTGTCCACCGGATAGTTCCGTTCCGCCAATATCCTTACCAAGCAGGTTGTTCCTTTCAACACCATTTAATCCTGAAAAAGACAAAGCTTTGTCGATATCAACTTCATTCCGAGGCTTCACTGTATCTCCGAGAAAAACATTATCGGCTATGCTAAAGGTGATATATCGCGCAGGGTCTTGCACGACAGCACTAATGTTGTTATACCAAACGATTGGATTGATTTGCTCTATTAAGGCATCGTTTATTAACAGTTCACCGTCTGATGGTGTGAGCGTTCCGGTAATCAATTTTACAAAAGTAGTCTTGCCCATTCCATTCTCACCAACGAAAGCTACTTTTTCACCTTTGCGGATACGCAAGTTGATGTCATCAAGAACATATCTTTTGGTCAGCGGATAACGGTACTTCAGTCGCTTTGCTTCTATCACATTAAATTTGCCCAAGTCCTCACCCTCGTTTTTTTGCTCCGGTAATTCCATGAGATCAAAGAACTGCGCGGCTTCATTTTTTTTCATATATACCGTAACAAACCCAACTAGTAATTCTTTTGTATCGTTTACCAAAGTAGATACAAGTGAAAGCACCGCTCCTAAAGCGCCCAATGTTAATCTGCCCATAGCCATCAAGACAATTGCAAAAATACAGCCACCCACATTTGCAAGACTCAATAAAAAGTAATTGATTATCTGTAAAATAGCTTGGGTTCGGATTAACTTCTTTTCTTTAAGGGTGTATTCATCAGCTATATCTTTCCATTTTTTGTAGAAAAAATCGTGCAGGCCAAGAACCTTGAGTTCTTTCCCTGCAGATGAGAGCATTACACCTTGAAAATATTCTGCTCTTCGTTTCAGCTTAACATTATCTTTAACGAACTTAAATCGTATCTTTTGCCCTATTGTGAGTGACCATAGTGTTGGCAGCGGAGCGACAAGTACAATTAAACAGAGCAATGGATTGAATATATATAGCGATGCTGCAATAGTTACTATAGAAATGGCTTTTGCTATTACGATATAACCCTGCATCATAACTGTTGTATTTATTCCTCTCCATTGGCTACTAACAAAATTAAAGACTTGCGTCATATTGTCATTTATTTTTGGAATTTCATAATACTCAGGCGAAATTGATGCAAACTTTTCATACATTTTTGACCTTAACAACTCAGCTTGGTGATTTGCTTGTACAATATTGAGCATTTCAATTCTTTCATATACTCCAACGTAACGATCAATTAAACCTATAATAAAATTTATAATAAAATATGACAGCAGCAATAAAATGGCAGGAAAAATATTGTCTACATGAGTAAGTCCTTTAGCTGTTTGAATATACCTACCCCACATAAAAGCTAATACCGGACGCAGTAATGATAAGACAATATATAAGCCAAGATAAATAAGACTAATTGCTTTTGTAGTAGAAAATACGTACAAGAACAACTTAAAAAGGTGTTTGGCTTTGGGTTTTTGCTCGGATTGTACATCGTGTTCAATACCTCTTGTTTTATCATTAAGCATGTTCGACCTTCTCCTCACTTTTTATATACCATTGTTTTTGTGAATTGAACATATCGGCATATAATCCGCCTTGTTTCATAAGTTCATCATGTGAGCCGCTTAAAGCTACCCGCCCGTTCGCAATAACAAAGATATGATCGGTTATCACAGTCGAGGCAAGCCGATGTGTAATAAAAATCGCTGTTCTATCCTTCGACATTTCAGCAAATTCAGAATAAATTCGGCTCTCTGCCATTGGGTCAAGCTGGCTTGTGGGTTCATCAAGTATCAGAATAGGCTTATTACCCATAAATGCCCGTGCTATGGCGATGCGCTGCCATTGACCGCCTGACAGGTCAACGCCCCCCTCAAAATCACGTCCGAGCAGAGTGTCAGTTCCATCTGCAAGAGCTTTTGCAAAAGTATCAACCTTGGCTTTACGCATAGCGGTAATTATCGCCTCGTTATCATCAATATTTGCTATATCGCCCATCCCAACATTTTCACCAATTGTCATACTGTATTTTATAAAATCTTGAAATATCGGACCAAACAACCGCCTTCGTACATTTTGAGAGTAGTTGTTAAGCGGTTTGCCGCCAATACGTATTTTTCCACTATCTGGCTGGAATAAACCGAGTAATAATTTTATCATTGTGGTCTTGCCTTCGCCATTTTCCCCAACGATGGAAACCTTTTCACCATGATTGATTTTAAAACTAAGCCCGTTTAAAACTTTTTTCTCAGTACCCGGATATGTAAAATGTACGTCATCAAACTCAATGGTCATTTTGGCCGGAAAATCATTATCGTCACCATATTCATCTTCAGACAATGCAAAATATTTTTCATAGAATTCAAAAGTAATTATATGCAATCCACTTGATTGGAAAAAATCAGTGACTCCTTTTAAAGCGTTGAATAAGCCAGAAAATATTACAAGAGTAAGAGAAATCATAATGCCGATACTCAAGCTGCCGTTTAAATACAGCCTTAGTAAAATCGCAGCATTTACAATCTGGGCAATACTTATGATAATTTTTCCTAAGAGTTTTTGGCGCATATGTTTGATAAAATAATGTTCATATTCTCGGTTCCGTAAGGCAAATCTTTTTCGGTAGGTATCAATTAAAAACCTGGAAGCTCCGAGCAGAATGTTTTCCCTAATAAATCCCCGTGACATGAGCATCTTCCCGAGAATTCCGTATTGACGGTCTTTTTTCCAGAATTTTTTCATCTCAGAGTAAATGTTTTGAGAGAATTTTAAAGAGATATAGGTATCCAATGCAAAGGGTAAAAGTATGGTTAAAAGCAACCACCATTTTATAGAAGCAATGATATACAATATACCGATTGATGCTATTGTTGATGAAATAAGATTTCTTAGATAAATTCGGGACATATTACTGGCAGCTTCTTCAGCACCATTATCTTTTCTGTAGACATTGTCGATTATTTTCATTGAAGCTTCGTTTTCTAAATGCTCGTAGCGCAGTTTTTTTAACTTTTGTAGCATTTTGCCTTTATATGCTGTTCGTATGATAAGCTCGCAACGTGGTCTTATATACGATGAATTAAATAAATCACCGACTACGACCGGCAACAGGGCTAAAACAACAAATAATATTAAATATGGAACATAACTAACAAATTCCAAATTACCTGATGCCACAGCTAAACCAAGATTTAAAATTTGACTGTTCACCCAAACAGAAATTGGTGTGACAACACCAGTTATAATTGCTGACCCAAAAATTGATATAACTACAAAAGGGCTTTCAGAATACAGGATGCGTAGCAATTCACTATATGCTTTAAAAATACGTTTCATAAAACAACTCCTTTACACAATTATCAACAATGATGAAAATTTTTTCTATTATAAATAAACGTTCAATAGTAAAATGAAGTTGATCTAACATAAAGTCCATAGCGAAGTCTTCTGTGATAAGATGTAATTTAAGAAAGCACTTATAGAAAGAAGAACCGATATGGGCACTGCTAACTATAACACAGGGACGCAGAAGTATTGTCCTAGGTTAAGAAAAAGTACAACTCAGCCAAAAATCCTTAAAATTAGGTAACAATATTGTTCTTCATGTGGTGCCTTCATATTGCAATGACTATGAATTTTAGTAGTATTATAGATGCATTCTATATATTCAAAAACTAATTAGTGAGCATGGTTAATATGCTTAATAACAAACTATGCCACTCTCTTTTAATAAGCATGAAAGGATTCTATGCATGCATTATCCTAAAGAGTGGCTTACTACGAATAAAACTTTACCCATCTTCTCTTTCTCCTTATCTGATTTTCTAATTATATCTACTTTAAGGATTTTCGTGTTTAGATTTAAATTCTAGCATCATAGCGATAGCGCCTTCATGTGGGTAGTACACTTCACTTGTCGCAGGCAAACTTCATTAAAAAACCTCAACCAATTAATTGACTGATTAAGGTTTTTTATATAGACAGCGTATGCTAATCTATTATTTTTAGCGTTTAATTTAGATTTATGTTTTACGTATTGCATATTTCCTGGCACAAAAAACAAGTTTTCTCTGATAGAGTGGTGGTTAAGCTTAGTACGAAGCTCAATCTTGCTACATGGCTTTCGGTAGTACTAGTTTGATACCCGCGGTATGGATTTACTCATATGTAGATTGCTCCTCAAAAGAATCTGTATTTAATACATATACAGTCAATATTTCAGTAGTAGAGTTTTTAATTATGACTCTATTTTCCTTATTATCATTGCGATTTTCTAAGAACATTACTTCAACGGTTTATAGTAACTCTCCCAAATGTTTCTTAAATTCTCTCTCAATATTACGTGAGTAGATTAAGACTAAGCACACCTCACAGAACCAACGCAACCTACTAAGGCACCAGTATTAGTTACTCCCTTCTCCTCATCTTAAAACTGCACTTGAAATTTTTACATTTATGCAGCACAATATTATGTTCTTTATATTATCTTTTGGATGGCTCATTTACTTGGTTAGTTCCATAAACTCATCTATGCCACTCAAAACAATATCAATAGCATCTTTCCAAAACTTCTCTTCTTCTAAGTCTACACCCAAATACTTCATAGCTAAGTCTTCAACTCTCATTCTGCCCGTATCACGTAAAAGATTAATATAATTTTGCTCAAACTCATCTCCTTGCGCCTTAGATTGAGCATATATACCAGCGCTAAATAAAAACCCAAAAGTATAAGGGAAGTGATAAAACGGTACTCTTGTTAAATAAAAATGTAGTAATGATGCCCAGAAGTATGGATGGTACTCATCTAGTGAATCATTAAATGCCTCTTTTTGAGCCTTTAACATTAGTTCATTGAGCTCATTAGTACTTACAAAGCCAGATTTTCTTTTTTCATAAAAACTTGTTTCAAATAGATAACGTGCATGGGTATTCATTAGTTTACGTACTGCACGTTGAAGATCAAAGTTTAATATATCAATTTTTTCCTCTTTTGTAGGTGCGGCTTTAAATAAAGCATCTGTAACAACGAATTCAAAAAAGGTTGAAGCAGTTTCACTGACACTCTGGGAATAACGCTGAGCTAATGGGGGCAAATCATATATAACGGATTGATGGTAAGCATGCCCTAATTCATGGGCTAGCGTAATAATATTCCATTTACTTGTGTAAGTCAGAAAAACTCTTGTTTGTTTTGCTAATGGAGATCGTGCACAAAATGCTCCAGCACGTTTATTATCTCTGTTCTCAGTTTCAACCCAACGTTCTTCAAAAGCTCTAGTAACTAATTTGCCCATAGTAGGGCTGAAGTTAGAGATATGTTTAACAAGAAAGTTAGCCCTATTTTCTAAGTTGTAAGTATTTTGACTAGTGCCTAAAGGAGCGGGATAGTCATGCCAGCTGAGCTTGTTAACCCCTAAAATCTCTTTTTTACGCTTAAGGTATTTAACTAAACGACCTCTATTTATGCTTATTACTGACCACATTGTTTCAAGTATTTTGCGATTTATCCTATTAAGTTCTAGTGTTTCACTCATAAAATCTGCACAACCACGTTGTTTACAGACATTTAATCTAAAGCCTGCAATACTATTAATTGCTAAAGCGCAGCTATCAGCTACCCCACTCCATGATTTACTCCAACTCTCAAAGACCTTTTCCCTTACTATTCTGTTAGGGCTTCTCATCATAGCTGAGGCTTGTCCAACTGACAGCTTTTTAACTTCTCCATCAACCTCTACAGGAATTTTTAACTTGCCAGTAACATTACTATAGAGTGTTCCCCAAGCATGTAAACCGTCAACAGATAAGTCATTTATAATATTCTCTTTATCAGCAGTTAGTTTTTTACTTGCTCTCTCTCTAATTTCGTTTAAGTTAAATTTCAGTGGTGCAAAATACTTATTTTGTAGTAAATTATTAAATTTTTTATCAGTTAGCTCAAGTAAACGCTTCTGCATGTTATTCTCTAAAGATGAATTAACACCAATTAATGAGTTTATTATACCTCTTAATTGCATTGCTTTTTTATCTTGCACATTCTGAGCTACTAAACAACTAACAAATGATTTTGCATGTTGAATCTTTTTATCAATTTCCTGAATCTCAGTCAAAATAAACTTCCATGAATCGGGGCAACCACTTGCTGTTTCAATTGTTTTCATTTTTTCTTGAAAATCTTTCATTTGCTTCTCTAGCTTCTTTATGTAATTGGTAAATTCGGTTGATTCACTACCACCAGCGAAATAA
This Clostridium sp. 'deep sea' DNA region includes the following protein-coding sequences:
- a CDS encoding ABC transporter ATP-binding protein, with amino-acid sequence MLNDKTRGIEHDVQSEQKPKAKHLFKLFLYVFSTTKAISLIYLGLYIVLSLLRPVLAFMWGRYIQTAKGLTHVDNIFPAILLLLSYFIINFIIGLIDRYVGVYERIEMLNIVQANHQAELLRSKMYEKFASISPEYYEIPKINDNMTQVFNFVSSQWRGINTTVMMQGYIVIAKAISIVTIAASLYIFNPLLCLIVLVAPLPTLWSLTIGQKIRFKFVKDNVKLKRRAEYFQGVMLSSAGKELKVLGLHDFFYKKWKDIADEYTLKEKKLIRTQAILQIINYFLLSLANVGGCIFAIVLMAMGRLTLGALGAVLSLVSTLVNDTKELLVGFVTVYMKKNEAAQFFDLMELPEQKNEGEDLGKFNVIEAKRLKYRYPLTKRYVLDDINLRIRKGEKVAFVGENGMGKTTFVKLITGTLTPSDGELLINDALIEQINPIVWYNNISAVVQDPARYITFSIADNVFLGDTVKPRNEVDIDKALSFSGLNGVERNNLLGKDIGGTELSGGQWQKLSIARAAYRNKDFIILDEPTSNLDPLAETDVFQKYISLAKDKTVIFVTHRISVASLADRIVVFADGRIIQDGTHEDLIAQGGEYSRLYREQAKWYNR
- a CDS encoding ABC transporter ATP-binding protein, whose product is MKRIFKAYSELLRILYSESPFVVISIFGSAIITGVVTPISVWVNSQILNLGLAVASGNLEFVSYVPYLILFVVLALLPVVVGDLFNSSYIRPRCELIIRTAYKGKMLQKLKKLRYEHLENEASMKIIDNVYRKDNGAEEAASNMSRIYLRNLISSTIASIGILYIIASIKWWLLLTILLPFALDTYISLKFSQNIYSEMKKFWKKDRQYGILGKMLMSRGFIRENILLGASRFLIDTYRKRFALRNREYEHYFIKHMRQKLLGKIIISIAQIVNAAILLRLYLNGSLSIGIMISLTLVIFSGLFNALKGVTDFFQSSGLHIITFEFYEKYFALSEDEYGDDNDFPAKMTIEFDDVHFTYPGTEKKVLNGLSFKINHGEKVSIVGENGEGKTTMIKLLLGLFQPDSGKIRIGGKPLNNYSQNVRRRLFGPIFQDFIKYSMTIGENVGMGDIANIDDNEAIITAMRKAKVDTFAKALADGTDTLLGRDFEGGVDLSGGQWQRIAIARAFMGNKPILILDEPTSQLDPMAESRIYSEFAEMSKDRTAIFITHRLASTVITDHIFVIANGRVALSGSHDELMKQGGLYADMFNSQKQWYIKSEEKVEHA
- a CDS encoding M3 family oligoendopeptidase → MLKNLSPTWDLDVYFAGGSESTEFTNYIKKLEKQMKDFQEKMKTIETASGCPDSWKFILTEIQEIDKKIQHAKSFVSCLVAQNVQDKKAMQLRGIINSLIGVNSSLENNMQKRLLELTDKKFNNLLQNKYFAPLKFNLNEIRERASKKLTADKENIINDLSVDGLHAWGTLYSNVTGKLKIPVEVDGEVKKLSVGQASAMMRSPNRIVREKVFESWSKSWSGVADSCALAINSIAGFRLNVCKQRGCADFMSETLELNRINRKILETMWSVISINRGRLVKYLKRKKEILGVNKLSWHDYPAPLGTSQNTYNLENRANFLVKHISNFSPTMGKLVTRAFEERWVETENRDNKRAGAFCARSPLAKQTRVFLTYTSKWNIITLAHELGHAYHQSVIYDLPPLAQRYSQSVSETASTFFEFVVTDALFKAAPTKEEKIDILNFDLQRAVRKLMNTHARYLFETSFYEKRKSGFVSTNELNELMLKAQKEAFNDSLDEYHPYFWASLLHFYLTRVPFYHFPYTFGFLFSAGIYAQSKAQGDEFEQNYINLLRDTGRMRVEDLAMKYLGVDLEEEKFWKDAIDIVLSGIDEFMELTK